A genomic window from Massilia sp. METH4 includes:
- the tatA gene encoding Sec-independent protein translocase subunit TatA → MGSMSIWHWLIVLVVVMLVFGTKKLGNIGSDLGKAVKGFKDGVKTDEKETADQPAPPPAHVTDKGTIEVDAKEKTKH, encoded by the coding sequence ATGGGTTCCATGAGCATCTGGCACTGGCTGATCGTCCTGGTCGTCGTCATGCTGGTTTTCGGCACGAAAAAACTGGGCAATATCGGCTCGGACCTGGGCAAGGCCGTCAAGGGCTTCAAGGATGGCGTGAAGACTGACGAGAAGGAAACGGCCGACCAGCCCGCCCCGCCGCCCGCGCACGTGACCGACAAGGGCACGATCGAGGTCGACGCCAAGGAAAAGACCAAGCACTGA